In Calidithermus timidus DSM 17022, the following are encoded in one genomic region:
- a CDS encoding carbohydrate ABC transporter permease: protein MRRNLTPYTFLLPYLLIFGVFWAWPILYSFYLSFLDTRSFPWAWNPGANWGRILQDATFQDALRNTFLILLIQVPLMLALATALAVALNSRLLKFRPFFRFAFFAPVVVGAVAYSAVFRLIFNTDFGALNSGLKVLGLGPVDWLYTPGPAMAVIILVVTWRWTGYNAIIILAGLQSIPKDIYEAAAIDGATPWQQFLRITLPGIRPVLLFCFVLSIIGTLQLFTEPFLITNSGPGTATMTLGTYLYQQGFRSFNFGYASAIAYTVALLAAVFSLIQLRFFGRD from the coding sequence GTGCGGAGGAACCTGACCCCCTATACCTTTCTGCTCCCCTACCTGCTCATCTTCGGTGTGTTCTGGGCCTGGCCCATCCTCTACTCCTTCTATCTGTCCTTTCTCGACACACGCTCCTTCCCCTGGGCGTGGAACCCCGGGGCCAACTGGGGGCGCATCCTCCAGGATGCCACCTTTCAAGACGCCCTGCGCAACACCTTTTTGATCCTGCTCATCCAGGTGCCGCTGATGCTGGCCCTTGCCACTGCGCTGGCTGTGGCCCTCAACTCGCGGCTACTCAAATTCAGACCATTCTTCCGCTTCGCCTTCTTCGCCCCGGTGGTGGTGGGCGCGGTGGCCTACTCCGCCGTGTTCCGTCTGATCTTCAACACCGACTTCGGCGCCCTCAACTCCGGCCTGAAGGTGTTGGGGCTGGGCCCGGTGGATTGGCTGTATACGCCGGGCCCGGCCATGGCCGTGATTATCCTGGTGGTCACCTGGCGCTGGACCGGCTACAACGCCATCATCATCCTGGCGGGCCTGCAGAGCATCCCCAAGGACATCTACGAAGCCGCCGCCATCGACGGGGCGACCCCCTGGCAGCAGTTCCTGCGGATCACACTGCCGGGCATCCGACCGGTGCTGCTGTTCTGCTTCGTGCTCTCGATCATCGGCACCCTGCAGCTCTTCACCGAGCCCTTCCTCATCACCAACTCCGGCCCTGGCACCGCCACCATGACGCTGGGCACCTACCTCTACCAGCAGGGCTTCCGCAGCTTCAACTTCGGCTACGCTTCGGCCATCGCCTACACGGTGGCGCTGCTGGCGGCGGTATTCTCGCTGATCCAGCTCCGCTTCTTCGGGAGGGACTGA
- a CDS encoding carbohydrate ABC transporter permease — protein sequence MRRQQLIRSIWLHLFLVPLALLWLAPLWLMFVFSTLPERDIFSTPTPLLPGGDFFTNLQNLNADTNFWRTLLNSVVISLIYTGLSVLLASLAGYAFARFRFWGSSALFTVVIATLTIPYFVVVIPQYILIAREFKLTNTYWAVVLPGLANSLGVFYMRQSFLSLPNSLLEAARIDGAGEWRIFFQIALPLVRPAMAALSLILFLTAWNDYLWPLLVLSPDNKAALTAPVALGSLIGLTRVSWGGIMVGAVLMTVPFLILFVFLQRQFVAGIAAGGVKD from the coding sequence ATGCGCCGCCAGCAACTTATCCGCTCGATCTGGCTGCACCTGTTTTTGGTGCCCTTGGCCCTGCTGTGGCTCGCCCCGCTGTGGTTGATGTTCGTCTTCTCGACGCTGCCGGAGCGCGACATCTTCAGCACACCCACCCCCCTCCTGCCAGGCGGCGACTTCTTCACCAACCTGCAAAACCTCAATGCCGACACCAACTTTTGGCGCACGCTGCTCAACAGCGTGGTCATCTCGCTCATCTACACAGGGCTCTCGGTGCTGCTGGCCAGCCTGGCTGGCTACGCCTTTGCCCGCTTCCGCTTCTGGGGAAGCAGTGCGCTGTTCACCGTCGTCATCGCTACCCTCACCATCCCCTACTTCGTGGTGGTGATCCCGCAGTACATCCTCATCGCCCGCGAGTTCAAACTCACCAACACCTACTGGGCGGTGGTGCTGCCCGGCTTGGCCAACAGTCTAGGGGTGTTCTACATGCGCCAGAGCTTCCTCAGCCTGCCCAACAGCCTGCTCGAGGCCGCCCGCATCGACGGGGCCGGGGAGTGGCGCATCTTCTTCCAGATCGCCCTGCCGCTGGTGCGCCCGGCCATGGCCGCGCTCTCGCTGATCCTCTTTCTCACCGCCTGGAACGACTACCTCTGGCCCTTGCTGGTGCTCTCGCCCGACAACAAGGCCGCCCTCACCGCCCCGGTGGCGCTGGGCTCGCTGATCGGGCTCACGCGGGTGAGCTGGGGTGGGATCATGGTGGGCGCGGTGCTGATGACGGTACCCTTCCTGATCCTCTTCGTCTTCCTGCAGCGGCAGTTCGTTGCCGGAATCGCAGCGGGAGGGGTAAAGGACTGA
- a CDS encoding beta-galactosidase, translated as MLGVCYYPEHWPRERWAEDARRMRELGLTYVRIGEFSWSRVEPEEGRLEFEWLDEAIQTLGREGLKVVLGTPTATPPKWLIDKHPDILAYDAQGRVRKFGSRRHYSFSSRSYLEHSRRIVTLFARRYGTNPHVAGWQTDNEYGCHDTTRSYGPEDLWAFRQWLKVRYGDITALNAAWGNVFWSMEYQSFEEIELPNLTVTEANPSHWLDFYRFSSDQVAAYNRMQVEILRQHSPGRFIIHNFMGYTPDFDHFKLAEDLDVAGWDSYPLGFTDMGVLPVSPQDKLRYAHTGHPDMAAFHHDLYRGVKGRWWVMEQQPGPVNWAAHNPSPAPGMVRLWTWEAIAHGAEVVSYFRWRQFPQAQEQFHAGLNRPDFQPDVGYFEAQQVARELQALPLPQTQTAPVALVFDYEADWLYRALPQGQEFSYRDLSWAFYQALRSLGLDVDFVRPGGSLEGYRLVVVPSLPIVREEALRALRSAQAPVVLGPRTGSKTESLSIPPELPPGPLQALLPIKVARVESLRPGVDFEVAWQGERYRSSIWREWIESRLEPLGNFADGKGAIFQNNYLHYLAFWPSQEFLIAYLGRLASNLGLQVQLLPDGLRIRRRGELTFAFNYAPHPQAAPAPKGAEFVLGGPTVEAYGVSAWRKT; from the coding sequence ATGCTAGGCGTGTGCTACTACCCCGAACATTGGCCCCGCGAGCGCTGGGCCGAGGACGCCCGCAGAATGCGGGAGCTGGGCCTGACCTACGTGCGCATCGGCGAGTTTAGCTGGAGCCGCGTCGAGCCCGAGGAGGGACGGCTCGAGTTCGAGTGGCTCGACGAGGCCATCCAGACGCTAGGCCGCGAGGGGCTTAAGGTGGTGCTGGGGACCCCCACCGCCACCCCCCCCAAGTGGCTCATCGACAAACACCCCGACATCCTGGCCTACGACGCCCAGGGCCGGGTGCGCAAATTTGGCTCGAGGCGCCACTACAGCTTCTCCAGCCGCAGTTACCTCGAGCACTCCCGCCGCATCGTCACCCTCTTCGCCCGGCGCTACGGCACCAACCCCCACGTCGCAGGCTGGCAAACCGACAACGAGTACGGCTGCCACGACACCACCCGCAGCTATGGCCCCGAGGACCTGTGGGCCTTCCGGCAGTGGCTAAAGGTTCGCTACGGCGATATCACGGCGCTAAACGCGGCCTGGGGTAACGTTTTCTGGAGCATGGAGTACCAGAGCTTCGAAGAGATCGAGCTGCCCAACCTCACCGTCACCGAGGCCAACCCCTCCCACTGGCTCGACTTCTACCGTTTCTCCTCCGACCAGGTCGCAGCCTATAACCGCATGCAGGTCGAGATCCTGCGCCAGCACTCGCCGGGGCGCTTCATCATCCACAACTTCATGGGCTACACCCCCGACTTCGACCACTTCAAGCTGGCCGAGGATCTCGACGTGGCGGGCTGGGACAGCTACCCGCTAGGCTTCACCGACATGGGCGTGCTGCCGGTGAGCCCACAGGACAAGCTGCGCTACGCCCACACCGGCCACCCCGACATGGCCGCCTTTCACCACGACCTCTACCGGGGCGTCAAGGGGCGCTGGTGGGTCATGGAGCAGCAGCCGGGGCCAGTCAACTGGGCGGCCCACAACCCCTCCCCCGCCCCCGGCATGGTGCGGTTGTGGACCTGGGAAGCCATCGCCCACGGGGCCGAGGTGGTGAGCTACTTCCGCTGGCGGCAGTTCCCCCAGGCTCAGGAGCAATTCCACGCCGGCCTCAACCGCCCCGACTTCCAGCCCGACGTGGGCTATTTCGAAGCACAGCAGGTGGCGCGGGAGCTGCAAGCCCTCCCTCTGCCCCAAACCCAAACAGCCCCAGTAGCCTTGGTCTTCGACTACGAGGCCGACTGGCTCTACCGCGCCTTGCCCCAGGGCCAGGAGTTCAGCTACCGCGACCTGAGCTGGGCCTTCTACCAGGCGCTGCGCTCACTCGGCCTGGACGTGGACTTCGTGAGGCCGGGGGGGAGCCTCGAGGGCTACCGGTTGGTGGTGGTGCCCAGCCTGCCCATTGTGCGCGAGGAGGCGTTGCGGGCCCTGCGCTCTGCCCAGGCCCCTGTGGTCCTGGGGCCGCGCACCGGCTCCAAAACCGAATCGCTCTCCATCCCTCCCGAGCTACCCCCAGGACCGCTGCAAGCGCTGCTGCCCATCAAGGTGGCGCGGGTCGAGTCGCTGCGGCCAGGGGTGGACTTCGAGGTGGCGTGGCAGGGAGAGCGCTACCGATCATCGATCTGGCGGGAGTGGATCGAAAGCCGGCTCGAGCCCCTCGGCAATTTTGCCGATGGCAAGGGCGCGATTTTCCAGAACAATTACCTGCACTACCTGGCCTTCTGGCCCAGCCAGGAGTTTCTCATCGCCTATTTGGGGCGTCTGGCGAGCAACCTTGGCCTCCAAGTTCAGCTCCTGCCCGACGGCCTGCGTATTCGGCGGCGCGGCGAGCTCACCTTCGCCTTCAACTACGCACCCCACCCCCAGGCCGCTCCCGCTCCCAAAGGCGCCGAGTTCGTCTTGGGCGGGCCTACCGTAGAAGCCTACGGGGTCAGTGCGTGGAGGAAGACGTGA
- a CDS encoding ChbG/HpnK family deacetylase — protein MRELWSKLGLEGKRALIVHHDDLGLSQAQNRAYRELGLPTGSVMMMGCCVGGLSGPDLGVHLTLTSGQDSLALRPMSAGKSLRNPQGFFWSSVEAAWQQLEPAEVEAELRAQIEAGLRAFDLTHIDSHMGALLRPDLAEIYLKLAREYRLPALVPANLETLSLPPSFLPALQKLSNSSALPQVVVVDGYGIPPQQRREWYLQSLSRLGPGVYQLIHHAATGDPEGHFLEDWPGRKADLEALKDPEVRRVIGGFEPLTWRAVREAWRRML, from the coding sequence GTGAGAGAACTCTGGAGCAAGCTAGGCCTCGAGGGCAAGCGGGCGTTGATCGTTCATCACGACGACCTGGGGCTGAGCCAGGCCCAAAACCGGGCCTACCGCGAGTTGGGCCTCCCCACCGGCTCGGTGATGATGATGGGCTGCTGCGTGGGGGGGCTGTCCGGCCCCGACTTGGGCGTGCACCTCACACTCACCAGCGGCCAGGACTCGCTGGCCCTGCGGCCCATGAGCGCGGGGAAAAGCCTGCGCAACCCCCAGGGGTTTTTCTGGAGCAGCGTGGAGGCGGCCTGGCAGCAGCTCGAGCCCGCCGAGGTCGAAGCCGAGCTGCGGGCTCAGATTGAAGCCGGGCTGCGGGCCTTCGACCTGACCCACATCGACTCCCACATGGGCGCGCTGCTGCGCCCCGACCTGGCCGAAATTTACCTCAAGCTAGCTCGGGAGTACCGGCTGCCCGCGCTGGTTCCGGCCAACCTCGAGACACTCTCCCTACCGCCAAGCTTCCTCCCCGCCTTACAGAAGCTGAGCAACAGCTCCGCGCTGCCCCAGGTGGTGGTGGTAGACGGCTACGGCATCCCCCCCCAACAGCGGCGAGAATGGTACTTGCAAAGCCTCTCACGGCTGGGGCCAGGGGTCTACCAACTCATCCACCACGCCGCCACCGGCGACCCGGAGGGCCACTTCCTGGAGGACTGGCCGGGGCGCAAAGCCGACCTCGAGGCCCTCAAGGACCCCGAGGTGCGGCGGGTGATCGGCGGGTTCGAGCCCCTGACCTGGCGAGCCGTGCGAGAGGCGTGGAGGAGAATGTTATGA
- a CDS encoding MFS transporter, with protein MSRGTPLTYGIGMLGLTFPGQAFGLYLWYFYTDFLGLAAALLALARTAYSVWDAFNDPFFAYWSDRTKSRLGRRRPWMMAGLPLYMLMLVVVFSPPEAIRESGLLFYYFLIGILLFETAAAMTWTNYSALFPELFRSPDARARASAVKQAFQVVGLLLAVVLVPLLKEQLGFTGMAVVCAVVGILLVSFTIASTREDPQAQAPEPLGLVEAFRITLSNRPFWVFAAAGSLISLVLGLLQAGIPFYVKYALGLPDSQASLLLGPVFVLSLPLVAVWARITLWRGVKASWILAITLFALASLLFALPLNLYGAIAIGCLLAVGYSGVSVLGEIVLAEIIDRDADVTQRRREAIYYSVYGFITRISGVLLGLCFALLGPLFGYYSGANPGTQAGEAFRFFMGVIPFVALTLAALVARQFPWGESNATDLRRT; from the coding sequence ATGAGCAGAGGCACGCCCCTGACCTACGGCATCGGGATGCTGGGCCTGACCTTCCCCGGGCAGGCCTTCGGGCTGTACCTGTGGTACTTCTACACCGACTTCCTGGGGCTCGCGGCCGCGCTGCTGGCGCTGGCGCGCACCGCCTACTCGGTCTGGGACGCCTTCAACGACCCCTTCTTCGCCTACTGGTCCGACCGCACCAAAAGCCGCCTGGGCCGGCGCCGCCCCTGGATGATGGCGGGGCTGCCGCTGTACATGCTGATGCTGGTGGTGGTCTTCTCCCCGCCCGAGGCGATCCGCGAGAGCGGGCTGCTGTTTTACTACTTCCTCATCGGCATCCTGCTCTTCGAGACGGCGGCGGCCATGACCTGGACCAACTACTCCGCCCTCTTCCCCGAGCTCTTCCGCAGCCCCGACGCCCGGGCCAGGGCCAGCGCGGTCAAGCAGGCTTTTCAGGTGGTGGGGCTGCTGCTGGCGGTGGTGCTGGTGCCTTTGCTCAAGGAGCAGTTGGGCTTCACCGGCATGGCGGTGGTCTGCGCAGTGGTGGGGATCTTGCTGGTGAGCTTCACCATCGCCAGCACCCGCGAGGACCCCCAAGCCCAGGCCCCCGAGCCCCTGGGGCTGGTCGAGGCCTTCCGCATCACCCTCAGCAACCGCCCCTTCTGGGTCTTCGCCGCCGCCGGGAGCCTGATCAGCCTGGTGCTGGGCCTGCTGCAGGCCGGGATCCCCTTCTACGTCAAGTACGCCCTGGGCCTACCCGACAGCCAGGCCTCGCTGCTGCTGGGGCCGGTGTTCGTGCTCTCGCTGCCGCTGGTGGCGGTGTGGGCCCGGATCACCCTGTGGCGCGGGGTCAAGGCCAGCTGGATTCTGGCGATCACATTATTCGCCTTGGCCAGCCTGCTCTTCGCCCTGCCCCTCAACCTCTACGGCGCCATCGCCATCGGCTGCCTCCTCGCCGTGGGCTACAGCGGGGTGAGCGTGCTGGGCGAGATCGTACTGGCCGAGATCATCGACCGCGACGCCGACGTCACCCAGCGGCGCCGCGAGGCCATCTACTACAGCGTCTACGGTTTCATCACCCGCATCTCGGGGGTGTTGCTGGGGCTGTGCTTCGCCCTGCTGGGGCCGCTGTTCGGCTACTACAGCGGCGCCAACCCCGGCACCCAGGCGGGCGAGGCCTTCCGCTTCTTCATGGGCGTGATCCCCTTCGTGGCCCTGACGCTGGCCGCGCTGGTGGCACGACAGTTCCCCTGGGGGGAGAGCAATGCGACTGATCTTCGCCGGACTTGA
- a CDS encoding glycoside hydrolase family 36 protein, protein MRLIFAGLELEIQAESSQAAGTGYLLHGGTVQLNQPETPTRFYRHGWQSWSLASWLELDKAPVPIQPPGRRPQADDPVYALSPRHGGSALGAVETPDGKVLLLGALAPGGRVEAHGRALRGFYESGAGDWYVAHGDESAVFAHYAQMLAERLGRRGQNPAPRVWCSWYSYYTGISETVVQEVLEGLQGLPFEVFQLDDGWQQDMGDWEANEKFPSGMQAMARKIRAMGHIPGLWMAPFIVRPSSRLYRERPDWLLKDAQGDPVPAGINWGGFYYALDTTHPQVRAWLRGVIQRAVAWGYTYLKLDFLYAAALPGVRHENIPREQAYREALRVVREAAGEEVYILACGAPILPSLGLVDGLRIGPDVAPYWRNEDREDYLHDPTGPGGLNALRTSLHRLWLRPLVQTDPDVAYFRTRYNLLSPPQRQALQDLAKVAGFLATSDPPQWLEPDERRTLERWLSEAVAVSQKGRYRFLLGGREVDFGEWLGGRDA, encoded by the coding sequence ATGCGACTGATCTTCGCCGGACTTGAACTCGAGATCCAGGCCGAGTCCAGCCAGGCGGCCGGGACGGGCTACCTGCTGCACGGGGGCACCGTGCAGCTCAACCAACCCGAGACCCCCACCCGCTTCTACCGCCACGGCTGGCAGAGCTGGAGCTTAGCCAGTTGGCTCGAGCTGGACAAAGCGCCCGTGCCCATACAGCCGCCAGGGCGGCGGCCTCAGGCCGACGACCCGGTCTATGCCCTCTCTCCCCGCCACGGCGGCAGCGCCCTGGGCGCGGTGGAGACCCCCGACGGCAAGGTGCTGCTGCTGGGGGCCCTGGCCCCCGGCGGCCGGGTCGAGGCTCACGGGCGGGCCCTGCGCGGCTTCTACGAGAGCGGGGCGGGCGACTGGTACGTGGCCCACGGCGACGAAAGCGCGGTCTTCGCGCACTACGCTCAGATGCTCGCCGAGCGGCTGGGTCGGCGCGGGCAGAACCCTGCACCCCGGGTCTGGTGCAGTTGGTACAGCTACTACACCGGCATCAGCGAGACGGTGGTCCAGGAGGTGCTCGAGGGCCTGCAGGGGCTGCCCTTCGAGGTCTTCCAGCTCGACGACGGCTGGCAGCAGGACATGGGCGATTGGGAAGCGAACGAGAAATTCCCCTCGGGGATGCAGGCTATGGCCAGGAAAATCCGGGCGATGGGCCACATCCCCGGCTTGTGGATGGCTCCCTTCATCGTGCGGCCAAGCTCGAGGCTCTACCGCGAACGCCCCGACTGGCTCTTGAAGGACGCCCAGGGCGATCCGGTGCCCGCCGGGATCAACTGGGGCGGCTTCTACTACGCGCTGGACACCACTCACCCCCAGGTGCGGGCCTGGCTGCGCGGGGTGATCCAGCGGGCCGTCGCCTGGGGGTACACCTATCTCAAGCTCGATTTCCTCTACGCCGCCGCGCTCCCCGGTGTGCGCCACGAGAACATCCCCCGCGAGCAGGCCTACCGCGAGGCGCTGCGAGTGGTGCGCGAGGCGGCGGGCGAAGAGGTGTACATCCTGGCTTGCGGCGCGCCCATCCTACCCTCGCTGGGCCTGGTGGACGGCCTGCGCATCGGCCCTGACGTGGCCCCCTACTGGCGCAACGAGGACCGCGAAGACTACCTGCATGACCCCACCGGGCCCGGCGGCCTCAACGCGCTGCGCACCTCGCTGCACCGGCTGTGGCTGCGCCCGCTGGTGCAAACCGACCCCGACGTGGCCTACTTCCGCACCCGCTACAACCTGCTCAGCCCACCCCAACGCCAAGCACTCCAAGACCTCGCCAAAGTCGCCGGCTTCCTCGCCACCTCCGACCCGCCGCAGTGGCTCGAGCCCGACGAACGCCGGACCCTGGAGCGCTGGCTGAGCGAGGCGGTGGCGGTAAGCCAGAAGGGACGCTACCGCTTCCTGCTGGGCGGGCGCGAGGTGGATTTCGGCGAGTGGCTCGGAGGTCGCGATGCATAA
- the galT gene encoding galactose-1-phosphate uridylyltransferase translates to MHKRVYQKKDGRYIYLYGHRPHTLPPLEEGEATGVPSSHARWHPLRQEWVVYAAHRQGRVFLPPKEYDPLAPSKPGGFPTDIPFEDFEIAVLQNRWPSLSPRAGTPPEGLPVPTREANGDCEVVIFTPELSGSLATLSQAQRELLVRVWTERYEELLGRENIRFVMPFENRGVEVGVTIHHPHGQIYAYPWVPPILQKELEAFRQRPVLLELLPELGPYTVQEDEHTLCVVPPFARYPYEVWVFPKRFHPGPWTFSDAELSSFASQLGQMVARYDKLFDRPFPYIMVLHAAPKGEEQHFHFHVEFYPPLRSKDKLKYLAGTEIGAGTFAMDALPESTARELREVRL, encoded by the coding sequence ATGCATAAACGGGTTTACCAGAAGAAGGACGGACGCTACATCTATCTCTACGGCCACCGACCCCACACCCTGCCCCCCCTCGAGGAGGGCGAGGCTACCGGAGTTCCCAGCTCCCATGCCCGCTGGCACCCCCTGCGGCAGGAGTGGGTGGTCTACGCCGCCCACCGCCAGGGGCGGGTATTCCTGCCGCCCAAGGAGTACGACCCCCTGGCGCCCAGCAAACCCGGCGGCTTTCCCACCGACATCCCCTTCGAGGACTTCGAGATCGCCGTGCTGCAAAACCGCTGGCCGTCGCTATCGCCCAGAGCTGGTACCCCGCCTGAGGGCCTGCCCGTGCCCACGCGCGAGGCCAACGGCGACTGTGAGGTGGTGATCTTCACCCCCGAGCTCAGCGGCAGCCTGGCCACCCTCAGCCAGGCCCAGCGCGAGCTGCTGGTGCGGGTGTGGACCGAGCGCTACGAGGAGCTGCTGGGCCGCGAGAACATCCGTTTCGTGATGCCCTTTGAGAACCGGGGGGTGGAGGTTGGCGTGACCATCCACCACCCCCACGGCCAGATCTACGCCTACCCCTGGGTTCCCCCCATCCTGCAAAAAGAGCTCGAGGCCTTTCGCCAGCGCCCGGTGCTGCTCGAGCTGCTGCCCGAGCTCGGCCCCTACACCGTACAGGAGGACGAGCACACCCTCTGCGTGGTGCCCCCTTTCGCCCGCTACCCCTACGAGGTCTGGGTCTTTCCCAAGCGCTTCCACCCCGGCCCCTGGACCTTCTCCGACGCCGAGCTCTCGAGCTTCGCCTCCCAACTGGGCCAGATGGTGGCCCGCTACGACAAGCTCTTCGACCGGCCCTTCCCCTACATCATGGTGCTGCACGCCGCCCCCAAGGGCGAGGAGCAGCACTTCCACTTCCACGTGGAGTTCTACCCCCCCCTGCGCAGCAAGGACAAGCTCAAATACCTCGCCGGCACCGAGATCGGCGCGGGCACCTTTGCCATGGACGCCCTGCCCGAAAGCACCGCCCGCGAGTTGCGCGAGGTGCGGCTATGA
- a CDS encoding M24 family metallopeptidase, with protein MNEAALERLRGWMQQRGLERLFVQQPENFAWLTGGDNTVVTLRGVGWLEVCDTLRLHTSQIEAARMAEEETPDLEVVPYPWYTPFTPPGPTDLQHDLTPLRLMLSPGEQERARALGRDTAAALGEAMRSAEGGWSEWELAGAIAEELWARGIQPVVLLVAGEERLFKYRHPLPKDHPLGRLFMGVVCGRRHGLILSATRLRSFGHPEAQALNAQVLQVEAAALGASRPGVTLGQVAQALREAYVHIGRAQEFEKHHQGGVAGYRPREVLAQPGSEVRLETGMLLAYNPSLPGAKVEDTFLLTPTGLENLTPDPEWPTAEFAGRLRPLVMEG; from the coding sequence ATGAACGAGGCGGCGCTGGAGAGGCTGCGGGGTTGGATGCAGCAGAGGGGCCTGGAGCGCCTCTTCGTGCAGCAGCCCGAGAACTTCGCCTGGCTCACCGGGGGCGATAACACCGTGGTCACGCTGCGCGGGGTGGGCTGGCTCGAGGTCTGCGACACCCTGCGCCTGCACACCAGCCAGATCGAGGCCGCCCGCATGGCCGAGGAAGAAACCCCCGACCTGGAGGTCGTGCCCTACCCCTGGTACACCCCCTTCACCCCTCCCGGCCCCACCGACCTTCAGCACGACCTCACCCCCCTGCGCCTGATGCTCTCGCCGGGCGAGCAGGAACGCGCGCGGGCGCTGGGGCGCGATACCGCAGCGGCCCTGGGCGAGGCCATGCGCTCTGCCGAGGGGGGGTGGAGTGAGTGGGAACTGGCGGGAGCCATCGCCGAGGAGCTGTGGGCGCGCGGCATCCAACCGGTGGTGCTGCTGGTGGCCGGGGAAGAACGCCTCTTCAAGTACCGCCATCCCCTGCCCAAAGACCATCCGCTGGGGCGGCTGTTCATGGGCGTGGTCTGCGGGCGGCGGCACGGGCTGATCCTCAGCGCCACCCGCCTGCGCAGCTTCGGACACCCTGAGGCTCAGGCCCTCAATGCCCAGGTCCTGCAGGTCGAGGCGGCAGCGCTGGGAGCCTCCCGCCCCGGCGTCACCCTGGGGCAGGTGGCCCAGGCCCTGCGCGAGGCCTACGTGCACATCGGGCGCGCCCAGGAGTTCGAGAAGCACCACCAAGGCGGCGTCGCCGGTTACCGCCCCCGCGAAGTGCTGGCGCAGCCGGGAAGCGAGGTGCGGCTCGAGACCGGCATGCTCCTGGCCTACAACCCCAGCCTGCCCGGCGCCAAGGTCGAGGATACCTTCTTGCTTACCCCCACCGGGCTCGAGAACCTCACCCCCGACCCCGAGTGGCCCACCGCCGAGTTCGCCGGGCGGCTGCGGCCTTTGGTGATGGAGGGGTAA
- the galK gene encoding galactokinase translates to MFKDYFGSEPQVRAQAPGRVNLLGEHTDYNDGFVFPTPLVYQTHLEASPSERIEAYAERFGEFRSRELGEGAQGDWLDYVAGCVWALRQAGLEVGGLKAYITSQVPAVGGLSSSAALEVAVIRALRELYHLPLDDVQIALLAQKAEVEYVGVRCGIMDQMAASVGRQGFALFLDTRSLESHLVPLPEGYRVVVLDSGVPRRLAESGYNTRRAECEEAARLLGVKALRDVGLQDLPKVEALPEPVKRRARHVVSENARVLEGIEALRKGDVQRFGELMYASHVSLRDDYEVSIPELDELVEVARKHGAIGARLTGAGFGGAAVALIKAEDFECFKRGVLKDYPKAQVF, encoded by the coding sequence ATGTTCAAGGATTACTTCGGCAGCGAACCTCAGGTGCGCGCCCAGGCCCCTGGGAGGGTCAACCTGCTGGGCGAGCACACCGATTACAACGATGGCTTCGTCTTCCCCACCCCCCTCGTCTACCAAACCCACCTCGAGGCCAGCCCCTCCGAGCGCATCGAGGCCTATGCCGAGCGCTTTGGCGAGTTCAGGAGCCGCGAGCTCGGCGAGGGCGCGCAGGGCGACTGGCTCGACTACGTGGCGGGCTGCGTCTGGGCGCTGCGGCAGGCCGGGCTCGAGGTGGGCGGGCTCAAAGCCTACATCACCAGCCAGGTACCGGCGGTGGGCGGGCTGTCAAGCTCGGCGGCGCTCGAGGTCGCGGTCATCCGTGCTCTACGCGAGCTCTACCACCTCCCCCTAGACGACGTGCAGATCGCGCTGTTGGCACAAAAAGCCGAGGTGGAGTACGTGGGCGTGCGCTGCGGGATCATGGACCAGATGGCCGCCTCTGTCGGTCGCCAGGGCTTTGCCCTCTTCCTCGACACGCGCAGCCTCGAGTCCCATCTCGTCCCCCTCCCCGAGGGTTACCGCGTGGTGGTGCTCGACTCCGGCGTGCCCCGCCGCCTGGCCGAGAGCGGCTACAATACCCGCCGCGCCGAGTGCGAGGAGGCCGCCCGCCTGCTGGGCGTGAAAGCCCTGCGCGACGTGGGCCTGCAAGACCTCCCCAAAGTCGAGGCCCTGCCCGAACCCGTCAAGCGCCGGGCCCGGCACGTCGTCAGCGAGAACGCGCGGGTGCTCGAGGGCATTGAAGCCCTGCGCAAAGGCGACGTGCAGCGCTTTGGCGAGCTGATGTACGCCTCCCACGTCAGCCTGCGCGACGACTACGAGGTCTCCATCCCCGAACTCGACGAGCTCGTGGAGGTCGCCCGCAAACACGGGGCCATCGGCGCCCGGCTCACCGGCGCGGGCTTCGGCGGTGCCGCCGTCGCGCTGATCAAGGCCGAGGACTTCGAGTGCTTCAAACGCGGCGTGCTGAAGGACTACCCCAAGGCGCAGGTGTTTTAA